A stretch of the Mycobacteroides immunogenum genome encodes the following:
- a CDS encoding DUF4185 domain-containing protein — protein sequence MAPGGAGREMRVRPIAVLVTAATLVVTGLLAGAPAGADPLRPASPPLDPGEVVRIGPVAGTGTATADYNLGATDLCEFMVFTGGMLQICGDSFAGQGVGYGGWHSPVALRVDTESVPGVSGVRHSGVLGTDRPLLADPAPPGFSQLPSGVVDINGTNWLLVAVTKNLIPQSTRLVRPDPFRAGWATVPGSVRPGDYAGGQQTQISGYYDPLWTQESPKGWVYVVSDAFDRSLPAVLYRAKPDTFTDRSTWQGWGVDAQGKGAWGRSPTPLWGDHLGEMSMKMVDGQAVLSYFNQTTGNVEVRVADSPTRLGAVPVTTVVNAGAWPAVADELPESWDNTLAQPYGGYIGPDSTLDRLSIYVSQWNTDSRDHAPYRVIEFAVNPLRAGVG from the coding sequence GTGGCACCGGGTGGTGCCGGACGGGAGATGCGCGTGCGGCCGATTGCGGTGTTGGTAACTGCCGCAACGCTTGTCGTCACCGGATTGCTCGCCGGTGCGCCCGCTGGGGCCGATCCATTACGGCCCGCTTCGCCGCCCCTTGATCCCGGCGAGGTAGTACGTATCGGGCCGGTCGCCGGCACGGGCACCGCCACCGCCGACTACAACCTGGGCGCGACAGATCTGTGTGAGTTCATGGTCTTTACCGGCGGCATGCTGCAGATCTGCGGTGACAGCTTTGCCGGGCAGGGCGTGGGGTACGGCGGATGGCACTCGCCGGTCGCGCTGCGTGTCGACACCGAGTCGGTTCCCGGCGTATCCGGTGTCCGGCATTCCGGCGTCCTGGGTACCGACCGCCCGCTGCTGGCCGATCCGGCCCCGCCGGGCTTCTCTCAGCTGCCCTCCGGCGTCGTGGACATCAACGGCACCAACTGGTTGTTGGTGGCCGTCACCAAGAATCTGATCCCGCAATCGACACGGCTGGTGCGGCCGGACCCGTTCCGTGCCGGGTGGGCGACCGTACCGGGGTCGGTGCGGCCGGGCGATTACGCGGGCGGTCAGCAGACACAGATCAGCGGCTACTACGACCCGTTGTGGACCCAGGAGTCGCCGAAGGGCTGGGTGTACGTCGTCAGTGACGCATTCGATCGCTCATTGCCCGCGGTGCTGTACCGGGCCAAGCCGGACACTTTCACCGACCGCTCGACGTGGCAGGGCTGGGGCGTCGACGCGCAAGGCAAGGGAGCCTGGGGGCGTTCCCCGACGCCGCTGTGGGGTGATCACCTGGGCGAGATGAGCATGAAGATGGTCGATGGGCAGGCGGTGCTGTCGTACTTCAACCAGACCACCGGCAATGTTGAGGTGCGGGTGGCCGACAGTCCAACGCGGCTCGGTGCGGTACCGGTTACGACGGTGGTGAATGCCGGCGCCTGGCCCGCCGTCGCCGACGAGCTGCCTGAGTCGTGGGACAACACCTTGGCTCAGCCCTACGGCGGCTACATCGGCCCGGACTCGACGTTGGATCGGCTCAGCATCTACGTCAGCCAGTGGAACACCGACTCACGCGATCACGCTCCCTATCGGGTGATCGAATTCGCGGTGAATCCGCTGCGGGCCGGTGTGGGCTAA
- a CDS encoding aspartate-semialdehyde dehydrogenase, translating to MTSIAVVGATGQVGAVMRKLLEERDFPASSVRFFASARSEGKKLTFRGQEIEVENTETADPAGLDIALFSAGATMSRVQAPRFAEAGVTVIDNSSAWRKDPDVPLVVSEVNFDRDVRGVKLPKGIIANPNCTTMAAMPVLKVLHDAAGLTRLIVSTYQAVSGSGLAGVEELATQVRAGIDGSEQLVHDGSAVTFPEPVKYVAPIAFNVIPLAGSLVDDGSGETDEDQKLRNESRKILGIPELLVSGTCVRVPVFTGHSLSINAEFEHELTPAQATELLGTAAGVTLADVPTPLAAAGADDSLVGRIRQDPGVPGNRGLALFISGDNLRKGAALNTIQIAELLVG from the coding sequence ATGACCAGTATTGCTGTTGTCGGTGCCACCGGTCAGGTGGGCGCCGTCATGCGAAAGCTGTTGGAAGAGCGGGACTTCCCGGCCTCTTCGGTGCGGTTCTTCGCCTCGGCCCGCTCCGAGGGCAAGAAGTTGACGTTCCGCGGCCAGGAGATCGAGGTCGAGAACACCGAGACGGCCGACCCAGCGGGCCTGGACATCGCGCTGTTCTCCGCCGGGGCCACCATGTCCCGGGTGCAGGCCCCGCGGTTCGCCGAGGCGGGTGTCACGGTCATCGACAACTCGTCGGCCTGGCGCAAGGACCCGGATGTGCCGTTGGTGGTCTCGGAGGTCAATTTCGACCGTGATGTGCGGGGCGTCAAGCTGCCCAAAGGCATCATCGCCAACCCGAACTGCACGACCATGGCCGCGATGCCGGTTTTGAAGGTGCTGCACGACGCAGCCGGGCTTACCCGGCTCATCGTGTCGACCTACCAGGCAGTGTCGGGCAGTGGCTTGGCGGGCGTGGAGGAGCTGGCCACCCAGGTGCGTGCCGGTATCGACGGTAGTGAGCAGCTGGTGCATGACGGCTCCGCGGTCACCTTCCCCGAGCCGGTGAAATATGTTGCGCCCATTGCCTTCAACGTAATCCCGTTGGCAGGGTCATTGGTCGACGACGGCTCCGGTGAAACCGATGAAGATCAGAAGTTGCGCAATGAGAGCCGCAAGATCCTGGGTATTCCAGAGCTCTTGGTGAGCGGCACGTGCGTGCGAGTGCCGGTCTTCACCGGGCACTCGCTGTCGATCAATGCCGAGTTTGAGCATGAGCTGACCCCGGCGCAGGCCACCGAGCTGCTCGGTACCGCGGCCGGTGTCACCCTTGCTGACGTACCAACGCCTTTGGCGGCGGCGGGTGCCGATGACTCCCTGGTGGGCCGGATCCGTCAAGACCCAGGTGTTCCCGGCAATCGTGGTCTGGCGCTGTTTATTTCCGGTGACAATCTTCGGAAGGGTGCGGCGCTCAACACGATTCAGATCGCCGAGCTACTCGTCGGCTAA
- a CDS encoding tetratricopeptide repeat protein, protein MIASGTLIDIAADEWITNDQGSRTVGSVDAEELATRASEALASGDDSEALRLANDALELEHKDARSWRILAYCLGSMGRHFDAIECALSAVRYGSHDAINHYVHAWALNGARKPNEALTAIDEALDINPDFPDALAMRAILRRELGDLEGAFADMRLAKSLDNDLY, encoded by the coding sequence ATGATTGCTAGCGGAACCTTAATCGACATCGCCGCCGATGAGTGGATAACCAACGATCAAGGTTCGCGTACGGTCGGTTCTGTGGACGCTGAAGAGCTGGCAACTCGCGCGAGCGAGGCCCTGGCGTCCGGAGACGATAGCGAGGCGCTGCGTCTCGCCAATGACGCACTGGAGCTTGAGCACAAGGACGCCCGGTCTTGGCGGATCCTTGCCTATTGCCTCGGCAGCATGGGCCGGCACTTCGACGCGATCGAATGCGCGCTTTCCGCAGTGCGATACGGCAGTCACGATGCCATTAACCACTACGTGCACGCCTGGGCGCTCAACGGTGCCCGCAAACCCAATGAAGCGCTGACCGCCATCGATGAAGCGCTTGATATCAATCCGGACTTTCCCGACGCGCTGGCAATGCGCGCTATTCTTCGGCGCGAGCTCGGTGATCTTGAAGGGGCCTTCGCCGACATGCGTCTGGCGAAGAGCCTCGACAACGATCTCTACTGA
- a CDS encoding aspartate kinase — MALVVQKYGGSSVATAERIRRVAERIVETKKNGNDVVVVVSAMGDTTDELLDLAQQVCPAPPPRELDMLLTAGERMSNALVAMAIHSLGASARSFTGSQAGVITTGKHGSAKIIDVTPGRLRTALDEGQVVLVAGFQGVSQDSKDVTTLGRGGSDTTAVALAAALKADVCEIYTDVDGVFTADPRIVPNAARLDKVSFEEMLEMAAAGAKVLMLRCVEYARRYNVPVHVRSSYTDKPGTIVSGSMEDIPVEEAILTGVAHDRGEAKVTVVGIPDVPGYAAKVFRAVADAEINIDMVLQNVSKVEDGKTDITFTCPKENGPTAVEKLDSLKNEIGFSQVLYDDHIGKVSLVGAGMRSHPGVTATFCEALAEAGVNIELISTSEIRISVLVKDDELDAAVQAIHNAFDLGSEEEATVYAGTGR, encoded by the coding sequence GTGGCGCTCGTCGTCCAAAAGTACGGCGGATCGTCGGTCGCAACGGCCGAACGCATCCGCAGGGTCGCCGAACGCATCGTCGAGACCAAGAAGAATGGCAACGACGTTGTCGTGGTTGTATCTGCGATGGGCGACACCACTGACGAGCTGCTTGACCTGGCTCAACAGGTCTGCCCGGCGCCTCCGCCCCGTGAGCTGGACATGCTGCTCACCGCGGGCGAGCGAATGTCCAACGCCCTGGTCGCGATGGCCATCCACTCACTTGGCGCCTCGGCACGCTCGTTCACCGGTTCGCAGGCCGGCGTCATCACCACCGGCAAGCACGGCAGCGCCAAGATCATCGACGTCACTCCGGGGCGTCTGCGGACCGCGCTCGACGAGGGCCAGGTGGTCCTGGTCGCCGGATTCCAGGGTGTGAGCCAGGACAGCAAGGACGTGACCACGCTCGGGCGTGGTGGCTCCGATACCACTGCCGTCGCGCTGGCCGCCGCGCTGAAGGCCGACGTATGCGAGATCTACACCGATGTTGACGGGGTCTTCACCGCCGATCCGCGGATCGTGCCGAACGCGGCCCGCCTCGACAAGGTCAGTTTCGAAGAAATGCTGGAGATGGCGGCGGCCGGGGCAAAGGTGCTCATGCTGCGCTGTGTGGAGTACGCCCGGCGATACAACGTTCCGGTTCACGTGCGCTCGTCGTACACCGACAAGCCCGGCACGATCGTCAGCGGATCAATGGAGGACATTCCCGTGGAAGAAGCAATTCTCACCGGTGTCGCGCACGATCGCGGCGAGGCCAAGGTCACTGTCGTCGGCATTCCCGACGTACCCGGCTATGCCGCCAAGGTGTTCCGTGCGGTCGCCGACGCCGAGATCAACATCGACATGGTGCTGCAGAACGTCTCCAAGGTGGAGGACGGCAAGACCGACATCACCTTCACGTGCCCCAAGGAGAACGGGCCCACCGCGGTGGAGAAGCTGGACTCGCTGAAGAACGAGATCGGGTTCTCGCAGGTGCTCTACGACGATCACATCGGCAAGGTGTCCCTGGTCGGTGCGGGTATGCGCAGCCATCCGGGTGTTACGGCCACCTTCTGCGAGGCGCTGGCGGAGGCGGGCGTCAACATCGAGCTGATCTCGACTTCCGAGATCCGGATCTCGGTGCTGGTCAAGGACGATGAGCTGGACGCCGCGGTGCAGGCCATCCATAACGCCTTCGATCTGGGCAGCGAAGAGGAAGCCACCGTGTACGCGGGGACCGGGCGATGA